One window of Anaerolineales bacterium genomic DNA carries:
- a CDS encoding glycosyltransferase family 39 protein yields the protein MTSKKHSWLYDVLLIFVLLLAGFLRLGGNNWGEGYHQHPDELFLMGVLDNLRAKVCAQPAEIPVDACPPEDRRWMNPGEYFDSSKSTLNPYNRGYAFFVYGNLPMTLTRILLEATGNDEIGTSKFFARQVSALADLFSIFFLYLLVSRLYGRKVGVLAALFSSLAVMQIQQSHYFTSDLFVNSFLFLALCFAVGILEWKGAGSDEEIVDREKGIVDGGDIQPLRVASRLSLITSLFKQPLFYLSAGFGFALGMAMASKINAAAMAVVLPFAFFVRWLVHDRKKNLTTGYWSLIILSLVAGGLACILSFRIFQPYAFDGLMLDKGWIAGISEQRLQATGRADLPWNLQWARRSHLYSFENLTLWGLGLPLGILAWAGFLYMGWRVFKGEYRHLLLWGWTAFYFTWQSLQFNATMRYQLPIYPLLCMMAAWVLFEFPKQFKFRNTYSVMRYLTAGVGTVVLALTAIWAFAFQSIYLRDETRMAASRWMFQNVPSSVNLVVETGHNAYSQPLAVLPGFPIVNGTPYTIPFIPKEDGALTEVTFAYARDDSGIPAPVNLTLTSASQPDLVLGRASTMLDTSRTTNPRGVPLTFTFDKVIPLSTKESYTISIETLGQALFIQGSAVVNESDYDWGLPFRIDGHDPYGGMYSNDDLVLQVYWPDDANKLNRFVEILSKADYIVIPTNHQYGQITRLPERYPLTTLYYRELIGCPEGEEIIECYRVAQPGTYEGRLGFELASVFESYPTLGGIVINDQRAEEAFTFYDHPKVMIFRKTDTFTTDRVRAILGSVDLSKVVPLTPTQFSDFKTLMLPESRLASQRAGGTWSQLFDYDWLQNKYPLLGVLLWYTFLFVLGVFAYPIARLALPGLRQYSYALGRIVGLVLLAWLAWMGGSLGVPYTRISIGVAFGLVAVTGIGLWMRRRAEFKEDWNSQRQFFVMVEIVFLVFFLIDLLIRLGNPDMWHPSKGGERPMDFSYFNAVLKSTSFPPYDPWYAGGYINYYYYGFVLAGTPVKLLGIVPSIAHNLILPTWFALVALGAFMIGFGAVEHRGLEVGSGQPSPFNLQLVTGFAASLLTVLLGNLGTIQLLFSAFQRVAAPGGVIPAGAGFFQRWSWAFQGAWKVITENVTLPIARGDWYWFPSRVIPPGPGNEITEFPLFTFLYSDLHAHMLVMPLALFIIAWALAFVRGRAQLTRGEWFASFAIGALMIGALKPTNTWDLYTYFLLAAISVAYTIIRYFNLKGDLNAHAWLVKTGLALAASALLYILGSLFYLPFTQWFGQAYNSVSFWQASRTSLSSYFTQWGLFLFIITAWLVWETREWMAATPVSHLKRLRRYAVLLEIALAAFIALFVFFIVEKAVIGFLALPLAFWSALLILRPDQNDAKRFVLFLTGTALTITIAVEFIALVGDIGRMNTIFKLYLQAWMMFAVSAAAAFGWLLPAFSQWRLKWRAVYQTGVYILLACAFMFTLTAATDKISDRMNPDAPHSLDSMEFMAHSQHWDGQMMDLVEDYRAIRWMQDNVQGSPVIAEANCTEYRWCTRFTIYTGLPGVIGWNWHQRQQRGIFAPQVEERVREVSGFYTNPDIAVALAFIDKYDVQYIVVGQLERNVYSALPDIPDGLEKFPAYEGTYWDAVYQDTNTTIYEVK from the coding sequence ATGACCAGCAAAAAACACTCGTGGCTGTACGACGTACTCCTAATTTTCGTCCTGCTCCTGGCGGGATTTTTGCGACTCGGCGGCAACAACTGGGGTGAAGGCTATCATCAGCACCCCGACGAATTATTTTTGATGGGCGTTCTCGATAACCTGCGCGCCAAAGTCTGCGCACAACCAGCGGAGATTCCCGTGGATGCCTGCCCGCCCGAGGATCGCCGCTGGATGAATCCCGGCGAATATTTCGACAGCTCGAAATCGACGCTCAATCCCTATAACCGCGGATATGCATTCTTCGTCTACGGCAACCTGCCGATGACGCTCACGCGCATCCTCCTGGAAGCGACGGGGAATGATGAAATCGGCACATCGAAATTTTTTGCGCGGCAGGTGTCCGCCCTTGCCGACCTGTTCTCCATCTTCTTCCTGTACTTGTTGGTGTCTCGTCTGTATGGGCGCAAAGTGGGGGTGCTGGCTGCTTTGTTTTCATCGCTGGCGGTGATGCAGATTCAACAATCGCATTATTTTACGTCCGACCTTTTCGTGAATTCGTTCCTTTTCCTTGCCCTGTGTTTTGCTGTGGGGATTTTGGAATGGAAGGGCGCGGGAAGTGATGAGGAAATAGTTGATCGTGAAAAGGGAATCGTGGATGGCGGGGATATCCAGCCTTTGCGCGTTGCTTCCCGCTTGTCTTTGATCACCAGTCTTTTCAAACAACCGCTTTTCTATCTCTCCGCGGGCTTTGGCTTCGCGCTCGGCATGGCGATGGCGTCCAAGATCAATGCCGCGGCGATGGCGGTCGTTCTTCCGTTCGCGTTCTTCGTCCGCTGGCTGGTTCACGACCGTAAAAAAAACCTGACGACTGGATACTGGTCGTTGATCATTCTATCGCTTGTGGCTGGCGGACTCGCCTGCATCCTTTCCTTCCGCATCTTCCAGCCTTACGCCTTCGACGGCTTGATGCTCGACAAGGGATGGATCGCGGGAATCTCGGAACAACGCCTGCAAGCCACCGGAAGGGCAGACCTGCCATGGAATCTTCAATGGGCGCGCCGTTCGCACCTGTATTCATTCGAGAATCTCACCTTGTGGGGGCTTGGGCTTCCGCTCGGCATTCTGGCGTGGGCGGGATTCCTGTATATGGGCTGGCGCGTCTTCAAAGGCGAATACCGCCATCTTCTACTTTGGGGTTGGACGGCATTCTATTTCACCTGGCAATCGCTTCAGTTCAACGCCACCATGCGTTATCAATTGCCGATCTATCCCCTGCTTTGCATGATGGCAGCTTGGGTGTTGTTCGAGTTCCCGAAACAGTTTAAATTCCGTAATACATATTCCGTAATGCGTTATTTAACCGCAGGGGTTGGCACGGTTGTCCTCGCCCTCACCGCCATCTGGGCGTTCGCCTTCCAAAGCATTTACCTGCGCGACGAGACTCGCATGGCGGCCTCGCGTTGGATGTTCCAGAACGTGCCATCATCGGTCAACCTTGTCGTCGAAACAGGCCACAATGCATACAGCCAGCCTCTGGCAGTATTACCGGGCTTTCCAATCGTGAACGGGACTCCCTACACAATTCCCTTCATCCCGAAAGAGGACGGCGCATTGACCGAAGTGACTTTTGCATATGCCCGCGACGATTCCGGGATACCCGCCCCGGTCAACCTGACCCTCACTTCCGCCTCACAACCGGACCTTGTGCTGGGTCGCGCCTCCACGATGTTGGATACCTCTCGGACGACGAATCCGCGCGGCGTGCCGTTGACGTTTACTTTCGATAAGGTCATCCCGCTTTCCACGAAAGAGTCTTACACCATCAGTATCGAAACACTCGGTCAGGCTCTCTTCATCCAAGGCTCGGCTGTCGTCAACGAATCGGATTACGACTGGGGCCTGCCGTTCCGTATCGACGGACACGATCCCTACGGCGGGATGTACAGCAACGACGACCTTGTTTTGCAGGTCTATTGGCCCGACGACGCCAATAAACTTAACCGGTTCGTCGAAATCCTGTCAAAAGCGGATTACATTGTCATTCCCACCAACCATCAATACGGGCAGATCACACGTTTGCCGGAGCGTTATCCGCTTACGACACTCTATTACCGCGAATTGATCGGTTGTCCTGAAGGCGAAGAGATCATCGAATGCTATCGTGTCGCCCAGCCTGGAACGTATGAAGGCAGGCTTGGATTCGAACTGGCGTCGGTTTTTGAGTCGTACCCGACATTGGGCGGTATCGTCATTAACGACCAGCGGGCGGAGGAAGCTTTCACTTTTTACGACCACCCGAAGGTGATGATCTTCAGGAAAACGGATACGTTCACCACAGACCGGGTTCGCGCAATACTCGGCTCGGTGGATTTGTCCAAGGTCGTTCCGCTCACGCCGACCCAGTTCAGCGATTTCAAAACGCTGATGCTGCCGGAGTCGCGCCTGGCGAGTCAGCGCGCGGGCGGGACGTGGTCGCAGTTGTTCGATTATGACTGGCTTCAGAACAAATATCCGCTTCTGGGTGTGTTGCTTTGGTACACATTCCTCTTCGTCCTTGGCGTATTCGCCTATCCAATTGCGAGATTGGCTCTGCCGGGCTTGAGGCAATATTCGTATGCACTGGGCAGGATTGTCGGCCTGGTCCTGCTTGCGTGGCTGGCATGGATGGGCGGTTCGCTCGGTGTGCCGTACACGCGGATCAGTATCGGCGTGGCATTCGGTCTGGTGGCAGTGACAGGCATCGGCTTATGGATGAGGCGCAGGGCGGAATTCAAAGAGGATTGGAATTCTCAACGTCAGTTTTTCGTGATGGTGGAGATCGTCTTCCTGGTATTTTTCCTGATCGACCTGCTCATCCGGCTGGGAAATCCGGATATGTGGCACCCGTCCAAAGGCGGCGAACGTCCGATGGATTTCTCGTATTTCAACGCGGTCTTGAAGAGCACGAGTTTCCCGCCGTACGATCCCTGGTACGCGGGCGGATATATCAACTATTACTATTACGGCTTTGTACTGGCAGGGACGCCGGTGAAACTGCTCGGTATCGTTCCTTCGATTGCCCACAATTTGATTTTACCGACGTGGTTCGCGCTGGTGGCACTGGGCGCATTTATGATCGGGTTTGGTGCGGTTGAACACCGCGGGTTGGAAGTTGGAAGTGGACAACCTTCACCCTTCAACCTTCAACTTGTAACCGGTTTTGCCGCTTCTCTTTTGACCGTCCTGCTCGGCAATCTGGGGACGATCCAATTATTGTTCAGCGCGTTCCAACGCGTTGCAGCGCCGGGCGGGGTCATTCCTGCCGGTGCCGGTTTCTTTCAGCGTTGGTCCTGGGCATTCCAGGGGGCATGGAAAGTAATAACCGAAAATGTGACTCTGCCCATCGCGCGCGGAGATTGGTATTGGTTCCCCAGCCGCGTCATCCCGCCGGGACCCGGCAACGAGATCACGGAATTCCCGCTGTTCACGTTCCTGTACAGCGACCTGCATGCGCATATGCTGGTGATGCCGCTGGCGTTGTTCATCATCGCCTGGGCGCTGGCATTCGTACGCGGACGCGCGCAGTTGACCCGCGGCGAGTGGTTCGCGTCCTTTGCCATTGGTGCGTTGATGATCGGCGCATTGAAGCCAACGAACACTTGGGATTTGTATACTTATTTTCTTTTAGCCGCAATTTCCGTCGCGTATACGATCATCCGTTATTTCAACTTGAAGGGCGATCTCAACGCTCACGCCTGGCTGGTCAAAACCGGATTGGCGCTTGCCGCATCTGCTCTTTTGTATATTCTCGGGTCGCTTTTCTATCTGCCATTCACTCAGTGGTTCGGGCAGGCGTACAACTCGGTTTCCTTCTGGCAGGCTTCGCGGACCTCTCTTTCATCGTATTTCACTCAGTGGGGTCTGTTCCTGTTCATCATCACAGCCTGGCTGGTTTGGGAGACCCGCGAGTGGATGGCGGCAACGCCTGTCTCGCATTTGAAGCGCCTGCGCCGGTATGCCGTCCTGCTCGAGATCGCTCTTGCGGCGTTCATCGCGTTGTTCGTATTCTTCATCGTGGAGAAGGCGGTCATCGGCTTTCTCGCTCTTCCACTGGCTTTCTGGTCTGCGCTTCTCATCCTGCGCCCCGACCAGAACGACGCGAAGCGTTTCGTGCTCTTTCTCACCGGCACGGCATTGACCATCACCATCGCCGTTGAGTTTATCGCGCTTGTCGGCGACATCGGGCGCATGAACACCATCTTCAAGTTGTATTTGCAGGCGTGGATGATGTTTGCCGTCAGCGCGGCTGCGGCGTTTGGCTGGCTCCTGCCCGCTTTTTCGCAATGGCGTTTGAAGTGGCGCGCCGTTTATCAGACCGGGGTGTACATCCTGCTGGCTTGCGCCTTCATGTTTACCCTCACCGCCGCCACCGACAAGATCAGCGACCGGATGAATCCCGACGCGCCGCATTCCCTCGATAGTATGGAATTCATGGCGCACTCCCAGCACTGGGATGGGCAAATGATGGATCTGGTTGAAGATTATCGCGCCATCCGCTGGATGCAGGATAACGTGCAGGGTTCGCCTGTCATCGCCGAGGCAAATTGCACGGAATACCGCTGGTGCACGCGATTTACCATTTACACGGGCCTGCCGGGCGTCATCGGCTGGAATTGGCATCAGCGCCAGCAGCGCGGAATTTTTGCGCCGCAGGTCGAGGAACGCGTGCGCGAGGTCAGCGGGTTCTATACAAACCCCGACATTGCTGTTGCACTCGCCTTCATCGATAAGTATGATGTTCAATACATCGTCGTTGGCCAGTTGGAACGGAATGTCTATTCTGCCCTGCCCGATATCCCGGATGGACTGGAGAAGTTCCCTGCATATGAAGGCACGTATTGGGACGCTGTCTATCAAGACACAAACACGACAATCTATGAAGTCAAGTAG
- a CDS encoding DUF952 domain-containing protein, protein MILHITSKHEWSAAQSRGEYTSPSLSAEGFIHFSTDKQAVNVANAFYRGRTDLILLVVDETKLDAELKWEAPAGPPAENISEADLFPHLYGPLNLNAVASVLDFQPDPATGTFTLPNL, encoded by the coding sequence ATGATTCTCCACATCACCTCCAAACACGAATGGTCCGCCGCGCAGTCGAGAGGCGAATACACCTCGCCAAGCCTTTCCGCAGAAGGTTTCATCCATTTTTCGACCGATAAACAGGCGGTCAATGTCGCGAACGCCTTCTATCGCGGACGAACCGATCTGATCCTTTTGGTGGTGGATGAAACGAAACTCGATGCCGAACTCAAATGGGAAGCGCCCGCCGGACCTCCGGCGGAGAATATCTCTGAAGCAGACCTTTTCCCGCATCTCTACGGACCTCTCAACCTGAACGCCGTCGCCTCCGTCCTCGACTTTCAGCCCGATCCCGCCACCGGAACGTTCACCCTTCCAAATCTCTAA